From the Streptococcus oralis ATCC 35037 genome, one window contains:
- the rodZ gene encoding cytoskeleton protein RodZ — MRKKTIGEVLRLARINQGLSLEELQEKTEIQLHFLEAMEADDFDQLPSTFYARSFLRKYAWAVELDERIVLDAYDSGSMITYEEVDVDEEDLSGRRRSNKKKMSYLPLFYFVLFALSILIFVTYYVWNYIQTQPSPSSANYSVVNLTSSTTSSSSSSSSQMSSSSSTTESTITVSGEGNRIEARYKTSKETATIQLAVSDATSWVSVSGSELEGGVTLSADNKNAKTTVSTKNPVTITLGVVKGVTVTVDNQTIDTSKLTTQTGTVTLTFTTD, encoded by the coding sequence ATGAGAAAAAAAACAATTGGCGAGGTTCTACGTTTAGCTAGAATTAACCAGGGATTGAGTTTAGAAGAATTGCAGGAAAAAACTGAAATTCAGTTGCATTTTCTAGAAGCTATGGAGGCAGATGATTTCGATCAACTTCCTAGCACCTTCTACGCTCGTTCTTTTTTAAGAAAATATGCCTGGGCAGTAGAGTTGGATGAGAGAATTGTTTTGGACGCCTATGATTCAGGTAGTATGATTACTTATGAAGAGGTAGATGTCGATGAAGAAGACTTGTCTGGTCGCAGACGGTCAAATAAGAAAAAAATGTCTTATCTCCCCTTGTTTTATTTCGTTCTATTTGCTTTGTCGATTTTAATTTTTGTGACTTACTATGTCTGGAACTACATCCAAACTCAGCCAAGTCCTTCTTCAGCTAATTATAGTGTTGTGAACTTGACTAGTTCAACAACCTCATCTAGTTCATCTTCTAGTAGTCAGATGTCTAGCTCGTCTTCTACTACGGAATCAACTATTACAGTGTCAGGTGAAGGAAACCGCATTGAAGCTCGGTATAAAACGAGTAAGGAAACGGCTACGATTCAACTGGCAGTTTCAGATGCAACTAGTTGGGTAAGTGTTTCAGGAAGTGAGCTGGAGGGTGGTGTGACACTATCCGCAGACAATAAGAATGCAAAAACAACAGTTTCAACTAAGAATCCCGTTACCATTACTTTAGGTGTAGTGAAGGGAGTTACTGTGACTGTGGACAATCAAACGATTGATACTTCGAAGCTGACAACTCAGACTGGAACTGTAACACTTACATTTACTACAGATTAA
- the pgsA gene encoding CDP-diacylglycerol--glycerol-3-phosphate 3-phosphatidyltransferase, whose protein sequence is MKKEQIPNVLTIGRILFIPLFILILTLGHSQGSHLLAAIIFAVASITDYLDGYLARKWNVVSNFGKFADPMADKLLVMSAFIMLIELGMAPAWVVAIIICRELAVTGLRLLLVETGGTVLAAAMPGKIKTFSQMFAIIFLLLHWDLIGQLLLYIALFFTIYSGYDYFKGSAHVFKGTFGSK, encoded by the coding sequence ATGAAAAAAGAACAAATTCCTAATGTATTAACTATTGGTAGAATTCTCTTTATACCTCTATTTATTCTTATTTTGACTTTGGGCCATTCACAAGGCAGTCATTTGCTGGCAGCGATCATCTTTGCAGTCGCTAGTATAACGGATTATCTTGATGGCTACCTTGCTCGTAAATGGAATGTAGTCAGCAACTTTGGAAAATTTGCAGATCCGATGGCTGATAAGCTGTTGGTTATGTCAGCTTTTATCATGTTGATTGAGTTAGGCATGGCTCCAGCTTGGGTTGTTGCTATTATCATCTGTCGTGAACTTGCGGTGACAGGCTTGCGTTTGTTGCTTGTTGAGACGGGAGGGACAGTTCTAGCAGCAGCGATGCCAGGGAAAATCAAGACCTTTAGTCAGATGTTTGCCATTATCTTTTTGCTCTTACATTGGGATTTAATTGGTCAGCTGTTGCTTTATATCGCTTTGTTTTTCACTATCTACTCTGGCTATGATTATTTCAAGGGTAGCGCTCATGTATTCAAAGGGACATTTGGTTCGAAATGA
- a CDS encoding energy-coupling factor transporter transmembrane component T family protein — MDSMILGRYIPGDSIIHRLDPRSKLLAMILLILIVFWANNPLTNLILFIATGIFIALSGVSLSFFVQGLKSMFFLIAFTTLFQLFFISSGNVLFEFSFIRITDYALQQAGIIFCRFVLIIFFSTLLTLTTMPLSLAAAVEALLAPLKRVKVPVHEIGLMLSMSLRFVPTLMDDTTRIMNAQKARGVDFGEGSIVQKVKAMIPILIPLFATSLKRADSLAIAMEARGYQGGKGRSQYRQLRWSQKDTLAILVILVLGCFLFFLKS, encoded by the coding sequence ATGGATAGTATGATTTTAGGGCGTTATATACCAGGGGATTCCATCATTCATCGCTTGGATCCACGTAGTAAATTGCTTGCCATGATTCTGCTGATTTTGATTGTATTTTGGGCTAATAATCCCCTCACCAATCTCATTTTGTTTATAGCGACAGGTATATTTATCGCTTTGTCAGGCGTTTCCCTCTCATTTTTCGTTCAGGGATTAAAATCCATGTTCTTCTTGATTGCTTTTACGACTCTTTTTCAGCTCTTTTTCATTTCAAGTGGAAATGTCCTATTTGAGTTTTCTTTTATAAGAATAACGGATTATGCTTTGCAACAAGCAGGAATCATTTTCTGTCGTTTTGTGTTGATTATTTTCTTTTCAACCTTGCTAACCTTAACGACCATGCCTTTGAGTCTGGCAGCTGCAGTTGAAGCTCTTTTAGCACCGCTGAAACGCGTGAAAGTTCCCGTTCATGAAATTGGTCTCATGTTATCAATGAGTTTGCGTTTTGTTCCAACCTTGATGGATGACACAACGAGAATTATGAATGCTCAAAAAGCTCGTGGAGTTGACTTTGGCGAAGGTAGCATCGTTCAAAAAGTAAAGGCTATGATTCCGATTTTAATTCCTCTTTTTGCGACGAGCTTAAAGCGTGCAGATTCATTGGCAATAGCCATGGAAGCGCGTGGTTATCAGGGAGGAAAGGGTAGAAGTCAGTATAGACAATTGAGATGGAGTCAAAAGGATACACTGGCAATTCTTGTGATTTTGGTACTGGGATGTTTCTTATTTTTCTTAAAATCTTAG
- a CDS encoding energy-coupling factor ABC transporter ATP-binding protein, translated as MKSIIEVKDLSFRYKEDQDHYDVNNISFHVKRGEWLSIVGHNGSGKSTTIRLIDGLLEAESGEIWIDGQLLSSENVWDLRRQIGMVFQNPDNQFVGATVEDDVAFGLENQGLPREEMKKRVADSLELVGMLDFKKREPARLSGGQKQRVAIAGVVALRPAILILDEATSMLDPEGRRELIQTVQEIRKDNQMTVVSITHDLEEVAMSDRVLVMKKGQVESTSSPRELFSRDDLDQIGLDEPFTNQLRESLRETGYQLPDGYLTEGELEDKLWELL; from the coding sequence ATGAAATCGATTATTGAAGTAAAAGATCTGTCTTTTCGTTATAAGGAAGACCAGGATCATTATGACGTTAATAATATCTCGTTTCACGTGAAACGGGGAGAATGGCTTTCGATTGTAGGTCATAACGGGAGTGGGAAATCGACAACTATCCGTTTGATTGATGGCTTGCTTGAAGCAGAGTCTGGGGAAATCTGGATAGATGGGCAATTGCTGTCCTCTGAGAATGTTTGGGACTTACGCCGACAAATTGGTATGGTTTTTCAAAATCCAGATAACCAATTTGTGGGGGCAACTGTTGAAGATGATGTCGCCTTTGGTTTAGAAAATCAGGGACTTCCTCGTGAAGAAATGAAGAAGAGAGTGGCTGATTCTTTGGAGTTGGTAGGGATGCTGGACTTTAAGAAGAGAGAACCAGCTCGTTTATCTGGTGGCCAAAAACAACGTGTGGCCATTGCAGGAGTTGTTGCCCTGAGGCCAGCTATTTTAATTCTAGATGAGGCTACAAGTATGTTGGACCCCGAGGGACGACGAGAACTGATTCAGACAGTTCAAGAGATTCGAAAAGACAACCAGATGACAGTCGTCTCCATTACACATGACTTGGAAGAAGTTGCGATGAGTGACCGTGTCTTGGTCATGAAAAAAGGCCAAGTGGAGTCAACCAGCAGCCCAAGAGAACTTTTTTCTCGGGATGATCTTGACCAGATAGGGTTGGATGAGCCTTTTACTAATCAATTGAGAGAATCTTTGAGAGAGACTGGTTATCAGTTGCCGGATGGCTATTTGACAGAAGGAGAGCTAGAGGACAAGTTATGGGAATTACTCTAG
- a CDS encoding energy-coupling factor transporter ATPase, with translation MGITLENVSFTYQEGTPLSSSALTDVSLTIEDGSYTALVGHTGSGKSTILQLLNGLLVPSKGSVRVFDTVITPTSTNKEIRQIRKQVGLVFQFAENQIFEETVLKDVAFGPQNFGVSEEEAKKIAREKLALVGIDESLFERSPFELSGGQMRRVAIAGMLAMEPTVLVLDEPTAGLDPLGRKELMTLFKELHLAGMTIVLVTHLMDDVAAYADQVYVMEKGRLVKSGKPSEVFQDVASMEKVQLGVPKITAFCKRLADRGVAFKKLPIKIEEFKESLNG, from the coding sequence ATGGGAATTACTCTAGAAAATGTGAGCTTTACCTATCAAGAGGGAACTCCCCTATCTTCATCAGCCTTGACTGATGTTTCTTTGACGATTGAGGATGGTTCCTATACAGCTTTAGTAGGGCACACAGGCAGTGGGAAATCAACGATTTTACAGCTTTTAAATGGCCTATTGGTACCAAGTAAGGGTTCTGTTCGAGTTTTCGATACCGTCATTACCCCTACATCAACCAATAAAGAAATTCGTCAGATTCGAAAGCAAGTTGGTCTAGTGTTTCAATTTGCTGAAAATCAGATTTTCGAAGAGACTGTTTTGAAAGATGTTGCATTTGGACCGCAAAATTTTGGAGTTTCTGAGGAAGAGGCCAAGAAAATTGCGCGTGAAAAGTTAGCCTTGGTAGGCATCGATGAGTCACTCTTTGAGCGCAGTCCTTTTGAACTTTCGGGTGGTCAGATGAGACGTGTGGCTATAGCAGGTATGCTAGCCATGGAGCCAACTGTCTTGGTTTTGGATGAGCCTACAGCTGGACTAGATCCTCTGGGCAGAAAAGAATTGATGACCTTGTTTAAAGAGCTTCACCTTGCTGGAATGACAATCGTTCTGGTAACGCATTTGATGGATGATGTAGCTGCATATGCTGATCAGGTTTATGTTATGGAAAAGGGGCGTTTGGTCAAAAGTGGCAAACCAAGTGAAGTTTTCCAAGATGTAGCCTCTATGGAAAAGGTGCAGTTAGGTGTGCCTAAAATCACAGCATTTTGTAAACGTTTGGCAGATAGAGGTGTAGCTTTTAAAAAACTGCCAATCAAGATAGAGGAGTTTAAGGAGTCGCTAAATGGATAG